ccggggctgcccccccGCGCGGTGCCATCCCGGGCCGTGCCAGCAGATGTcaccccgtgcccgcccccccgggacccccgaccCCCGGGGGTGTCCCCATCATCCCCCAACCCCGGCATGTCCCCAAAGTCCCCTTGGAGCAGCCAGGGTGACACCTGGGGACCGCGCTGGGCCAGCTCGGCGCCCCCAGCACgccccagtacatcccagtaaCCCCCAGTAGCTCTGGTGGCCACCGGGGCGAGGCGAGTGGCCACGCGCGGGTGGCAGGTGacacctctggggacagaggggggcACACCGAGGCGTGCCTGGGGGGGGGTCTCACGCTCGGGAGCGCGCACGGACCGggccggggggggcgggggcgTCCCCGCCGTGCCCGCGCACACGCGCGTGCAAAAACCCCCCCCGGCCGTTAATGAGGATGAGCTCATTAACGGGGATTAACGCCTATCTAtagcggggcggcgggggcagccccgggcccgcggcgggggctgcgggggtcCCCGgtgccgcccccggccccgctccggccgctGCCCGGTCCCGGCCCGTTCCGGGGCGGAGCCGCCGGCACCGAGCGGGGAGCGGAGCCGGTACCGAGCgcccggggggcggcggggccgggggcggggggcgctGGGCcggggggaggtgggggggctGGGAGCGGGCGGGTTTGGGGTGAGCTTGGGTGAGTTTGGGGTGAGTttaggtggttttggggtgtttttgtggTGAGTTTGGGGTGTTTTCGGGGTGCAGGTTGGCTGCTGtggggtgctggggcaggaggtggTGGAGGGTTGGGACGAGATGGGTTTGCgcggttttggggtggttttggggtgagtTTCAGtggttttgggatgtttttggggtggttttggggtgcaggcTGGCGGTTGtggggtgctggggcagggggtAGTGGAGGGTCGGGACCGGGTGGGTTTGGCGTGAGTTTAGGTgagtttggggtggttttggggtggttttggggtgagtttcagaggttttggggtggtttagggtggttttggggttcagGCTGGTGGTTGtggggtgctggggcagggggatggtGGGGGGTCGGGACGGGGTGGTTTTAGGGTGAGTTTCAGAGGTTTTGGGGTGAGtttggggtggctttggggtgtttttggggtgttttaggGCTTTGGGTGGGACGCTGGGTGTtgtgggggtgctggggggcgGGCTCGGGGTGtcgggggtgttttggggtgctgcAGGTGGGCGCTGAGCAATGGgaccctcctgtgctgggggaagTGTCCCatagcactgggagcactgggagcactgggagcactgggagcactgggagcactgtccCCACTCAtccccgtgcctcagtttccccccgCTCGcagcccggggcggggcgggggggccgCTCTCAGCCCCACCCGCCATGCCGGGGGTCCCGCTGCCcttcgtcctcctcctcctcctcctcctcctcgccggGACCCCCGCCCGCTCCTTCCCGCgggacctggtggcccgcagcACCGTGGGGCTCGCAGGTGAGCGGGGCTcggggggcggccccggggggctcggggggctgcCCGGGGGGTTCGGGGCGGCCCGGGGGGCTGCTCCGGGGGGCtgctcggggggctcggggggctggCCCGGGGTCTCACCGCGCCCTCCCGCAGCCACGGCCGCCTACCCGCGCTTCGGGGGTCTCCGGGGGGACAacggcacggctcggctcggcctGGCCTTCCAGCGCATGCTGCGGCTCAACGGGACGCTGCTCGTGGCTGCCCGGTGAGCGCGGCGGGGCCCGCCGGTACCGGGACGGGGCTCCCGTGTTCGAGCACCCTCAGCCGTGCTTGTGCAAGGGTTTGCACGCTCCTTGTCGGGGCTTCCCCCCGGCGGGACCCCGCAGTCCCCTGGGCGTGTTGTCGCCGTGGCGCTTTGCACACCCCCGTGTCCTTTTGCACACTCCCGTGTTCCTTTGCACGCCCCCGTGTCCTTTTGCACACTCCCGTGCTCCTTTGCACGCCCCCATGCCACCTTGCACACCCCTGAGTCGACTTGCACATCCCCGTGTCCCTTTGCACACTCCTGTGTTCCTCTGCACATCCCTGAGACCCCTTGCACACTCCTGAGTCCCTTTGCACACCCCCGAGACCCCTTGCACACTCCTGAGTCCCCTTGCACACCCCTGAGTCCCTTTGCACACTCCTGTGCCCTGTTGCACACCCCTGAGTCCCCTTGCACACACCCGAGTCCCTTTGCACACCCCTGAGCCCCATTGTACACTCCTGAGTCCCTTTGCACACCCCTGAGCCCCATTGTACACTCCTGAGTCCCTTTGCACACCCCTGTGCCCCCTTGCACGCCCCCGCGCCCCCTTGCACACTCACGCCCCTCCCCAGGGATCACATCTACGCCTTCGACCTGCGGCAGGACCGGGGGTCGCTGTACCCGGAGCGGGTaaggggggcacggggggcacggggggcacggggggcacggggggcccGGGGCGGGGGTCGCGGTGCCCACCCGCCCGTGCCCGTCTCACCCGGCAGCACCTCACCTGGGAGACGCAGGACAGGGAGAACTGCGCCATGCGGGGCCGGCGGCAGGTGAGGGGCGGCGGGGTGGGGGGATTCGGGATTCGGGGTGGGGGATTCGGGGTGCGGGATTCGGGGTgcgggatttggggtggggggattCGAGGtgcggggttttggggtgcaggatttggggtgcgGGGATTCGGGGtgcggggttttggggtttggggattggGGGTGCGGGATTTGGGGTACggaatttggggtgcagggattGGGGTGCGGGGATTTGGGGTGCGGCGATTTGGGGTGCGGGGATTGGGGTGCGGGGATTTGGGGCGCGGAATTTGGGGTGCGGGGATTTGGGAGCGGGGATTCGGGGtgcggggttttggggtttggggattggGGGTGCGGGATTTGGGGTACggaatttggggtgcagggattGGGGTGCGGGGATTTGGGGTGCGGCGATTTGGGGTGCGGGGATTTGGGGAGCGGAGATCCGGAGTGGGGGGATTGGGGTGCGGGGTTTTGGGGCGCGGGGATTTGGGATGCGGGGTTCGGGGTACAAACCGCGCTCAGGGCGCTGAGGCGGGGGTCCCCGCGTGTCCCCCCCCCAGGACGAGTGTCACAATTACATCCGGGTGCTGGTGCCCCGCGACGCCGAGACCCTGCTGGCCTGCGGCACCAACGCCTTCAGCCCCCTGTGCCGCACCTACCAGGTGGGGGGGCCGGGGCTGGCGACCCCCGGGCTCAGGGGGGCTCGCAGCCCgcctgggtgggctgggggtcTCAGCCGTGTCCGTGCCGGCGGCACAAGGGGGTgctgggtgttttggggggggtctcaCGGCCTCTGGTGCCCCCCCAGgtgagcagcctggcacagcagggtgagGAGGTCAGCGGCCAGGCGCGGTGCCCCTTTGATGCCAAGCAGAGCATCGTGGCCCTCTTTGTCGgtgggtgctgggcaggggggggacacgggggacccGGGGGGCCACAGGGGTGACCCGGTGTGTCCCCCCCCCCAGATGGCAGCCTGTACTCGGCCACGGTGGCCGATTTCCAGGCGAGTGACGCCGTGATCTACCGCAGCCTGAGCCCCGGGCAGGCCCCCCTGCGCACCCTCAAATACAGCTCCCGCTGGCTGCAGGGTACCCCGAAGTGGGGAGGGGTCTGTGGGGGTCTgtgggggtggggaagggggtctgtgggggtggggaagggggtctgtgggggtgggatgggggtCTGTGGGGGTCTGTGGGGGTCTGTGGGGGTGGGAAGAGGGTCTGTGGGGGTCTGTGGGGGTCTGTGGGGGTGAGGAAGGGGGTCTgtgggggtggggaagggggtcTGTGGGGGTGGGAAGAGGGTCTGTGGGGGTCTgtgggggtgggcagggggtctctgggggtggggagggggtacAGGGGTGCCGGAGGGTGTGGGGTGGGGGTTACAGGTGTGCAGGGATGTGGCAGAGCGGGGCAGGGGGGTGTGGGGATGGGGTCGGGGGGTGCAGGGCTGCAATCTGGGGGTACGGGGGGGGGCAGGATGCAGGGGAGGGGCTGAGCACaagggtggggacagggacaggaggtggCGGGGGCTGACGGTGCCTCCAACCTCCCCTGGCCCCCCAGAACCCCACTTTGTCCAGGTGCTGCCCTACGGCCCCTACGTCTACTTCTTCTTcagggaggtggcagtggaGCTCAGCGCCCTGGGCAAGGTGGGCGCGGGgatggggggcacggggggggcACCCAGGGACCCCCCACCCGGGGGTCgaggcaggggggactcctgaGCCCCTCACCAGGGTGTCAGGCCTGTGGGTGCCCCCTGGGTGCCAGCCTGAGGGGACAGCGACGATGCCTGGGGGTGCCCGGGTGCCCTGGGTGGTGACCCTGGGGGTGCCCAGGTGCCATGGGAGGTGACTCTGAGGGTGCCCAGGTGGTGACCCTGAGGGTGCTCAGCCCTGACCCGGGTGCCCAGGCCTGACCCGGGCTCCCGTGCAGGTGCTGGTGGCCCGCGTGGCCCGGGTGTGCCGCAATGACCGCGGCGGGTCCCCGCGGGTGCTGGAGCGCCGCTGGACGTCCTTCCTGAAGGTGCGGCTGCAGTGCTCCGTCCCCGGGGACACCGTCTTCTACTTCGATGTCCTGGAGGCCGTGACGCCCCCCCAGACCCTGCACGGCCGCCCCGCTGTCCTCGCCCTCTTCGGCACCCAGCCcaacaggcagggacaggggacagggggacagagggacagggggacagcagggggacagggggatgtggggacatggggacagggggacatgggggacatggggatgtggggcagggggatgtggggacagggggacagggagacatggggacagcagggggacagggggatgtggggacagggggacaggagcacagggggatgtggggacatggggacaggaggACATGGGGATGTGGGGACAAGGGTGATGGTGACATGAGTAGGGACTCACATgtggacatggggacacagggagggcGTTGCccagggggacatggggatggaCTCaaatggggacatggggacaaaGGGAGGGTCTTGCCATGAGACATGGGGATGGACTCAAGGGCacatggggacacagaggggcagtaacacagggacacacacagagaaacagaGCACATGGGGACACACGTGGCACACGGAGGGGCCCTGGTCATACCAAGGCCATCATGTCCCCTCTGCTGTCACCGCAGCATCCCCGGCTCGGCCGTGTGCGCCTTCTACCTGGCAGACGTGGAGCGCTCCTTCGAGGGCCCCTTCGCCGAGCCCCGTGGGACCACCTGGGCCCCCGTGCCAGAGGAGAGGGTCCCTCAGCCCAGGTACCAGCCCAGGCACCCCCACCCCGCACCGGGACACCCGCGGGTGCCACGGGCACCGCGTCCCCACAGCCGCTGTGCCGCAGGCCGGGCTGCTGTGCCGGGATGGGAGCTGCTGCCGGCGTTGTCACCTCTGGGGACTTCCCTGACGAGACGCTGCTGTTCGCCAAGGAGCACCCGCTGCTGCACGGCGCCGTGGGCCCCGCGGGCGGGCGGCCGCTCTTCACCCACACCGGCACCAGGTGCGGGGACAGGGCGGCCTCGGGGACagggtggccttggggacagggtgcTCTCGGGGACAGGGTGGCCTCAGGGAGAGGGTGGTCTCAGGGAGagggtggccttggggacagggtggccttggggacaggaTGGTCTCAGGGGTGGGATGGATTTGTGGATGGAgtggccatggggacagggtggTCTCAGGGAGAGGGTGGCCTTGAGGACAGGGTGGTCTCAGGAACATGGTGGCCTCAGGGAGagggtggccttggggacagggtggccTCAGGGAGagggtggccttggggacagggtggccTCAGGTGTGTGATGGACTTGTGGATGGAGCGGCCGTGGGGTCAGGGAGCAGCCCACGTGAGGCGGTTCAGGGCGCTGCAGGGTGACAGGGGACAGTCCCGGCCCAAGGCTCCTGTGAAGGGTGTGCGGGGCCACGGGTGGGTGCAGGAAGCCCCCGAGCaaggccagccccagcccggctTTGCAAGGCCGTGCCCTGCCGCAGGCTGACCCAGCTGGCCGCGGACACGGGCGCGGGGCCCCGCGGGAACCACACCGTGCTGTTCCTGGGCGCCGAGGACGGGCGGCTGCTGAaggtcctggcagctgcacagagcccCGAGGCCACGCAGCCCCCCGGGGGCACCCCGGCaccgggggacaccggggagccgggggacagcggggacagcagtggcaagccgctgctgctggaggagatcAGCCTCTACGACCCCGGGCggtgaggggcagggctggggtctgGGGGTCTCGGGGGATGCTGGAGGGGGCTTGTGGGGGCCATGGGAGTGCTGGGGGCTGGTGGGCAGGGTGCTTGGGGGGGCCTGGGGGGTGGGAGCTGGCGGTGCTGGGGGGCTCTCGGGccctgtggggttttgggggtgccAGGGGGGCTGTGCTGACCCCGGTGCTGTCGGGTGCAGGTGCCACAGCCCGCGGGGCTCCGGGGTGCCCAGCcgggtgctggggctggagctgcacctgCCGGGCCGGGAGCTGCTCGTGGCCTTCGCCGGGTGCCTGCTGCGGCTGCCCCTGAGCCGCTGCGCCCGCCACGGCTCCTGCCGGGGGTGAGCGGGGCCGagcggggcgcggggggcgggcggTGAGGGAGAGGGGGCGGGAGGGAACGGGGTGGGCAAGGGAACGGGGATGGGCAAGGGAGTGGGAGTATGCAAAAGCAGGGAATGTGccagggaatgggaatgtgCAAAAAAATGGGGATGTGCAAAGGAATGGGGATGTGCAAAGGAATTGCAATGTAAAAAGGAACGGGAATGGGCAAGGGAATGGGAATGTGCAAGGGAATGGGAGTGTGCAAGAGAATGGGGATGTGcaaggaaatgggaatgggaatgggaatgggcaAGGGAACGGGAGTGTGCAAAGGCAGGGGAACGTGCAAAGGATGGGAATGTGCAAAGCAGGGGAATGTGGAAAGGAATGGGGAATGTGGAAAGGCAGGGGAATGTGGAAAGGCAGGGGAATGTGCGGGGAAATGTGCAAGGGAATGGGGATGTGCAAAGGCAGGGGAGTGTGCAAGGGAATGGAGACAGAAGTGTGCAAAAGCACAGGGACACAAGGATGTGCAAGGTCATGGAAGTGTCCAGGGGCAcgagggcaggggaggggacaggggcacaCACGGGCACAGGGAGTGGATGGCAGCTGCCTCCCCGTGCCCCcgcaggagctgcctggctgcCCGAGACCCCTACTGTGTCTGGCTGCCCTCCAGGGGCTGCGTCCCCTTCTCCGAGGACCTTCCGTGAGTGTCCCTCCCACCCCCGGGCCCCGTGTGGGGACACGCTGGGGACAGAGGGTgatgtcccctctgtgtcccaggAGTGGCTTCCAGCAGGACGTGGAGGGATCCCTGGGGATCAGCGGGACCTGCCAAGGTGAAGAGGGGGAAcgtgggggacactgggaatgtTTGGGGATTTCTGGAGACACGAGGGCACGGGGGATGCAGGTGGCACCACGGTGACACCGGGGTGGCACAcgtggaggggacaggggtggctCCAAGGGACACGGGGGGCCTGGCCTGACCGTGCTCTGCTctcacaggggctgcagaggatgatgatgaggatggAGACCTGGCCCACGGTCGGTGACATTGTCTGAGCagcccggggagcagggaggggtgtCCCAGGGGTGGCAGGGAGCCCCCAggctttggggaggggggcACCAAGGACTGGGGAGGGACTGAGGTGTCCCAGAGACAGGTATGAGACCCCCAGGGGTGGGATAAAGATCCCAAGGGTGGGAGAGggaccccagggaaggagaaggaccCTGGGGTAGAGGGACCCCAGTGACCAGGAGGGACCCCAGGAACAGGAGAGGGATGAGGGGGGACCATCGGgaccccagggatggggaacccCAGGGGTGTCAGCGGGActgggggggtccctggggtgggGTATCGGCCCTGCCGTTGTCGCCGGGCTGACGGGTGGTCCCGCAGGGGTGCGGCACCCGGGCCCGGCGGCCGAGTCgacggtgccggtgccggtgctggtgggctgcgtgctgggcgcCTTCGCCCTGGGAGCCCTGGCCACCGGGCTGGTGGCCACCTGCTGCCAGCGCCCCGCcgtccccaaagcccccccggAGCCGCCCTGCGCCCCTcggagcccggcccagcccgccGTGCCCCGCCTGTACCCCGCGCTGCCGCCCCAGGGAGGGAGCGGCTCCTTTCGGGACCCCCCCGAGCCGCAGCCCGagccccccgcgccgcccccggcccgcgcAGCCCGGGAGCCCCCCGGGCCGGGCGCACCGGGCAGGGCTGCCCGGGAGGAGCTGCCGCAGCGGCCGCCCGGGGGCTCGGCGTGGCCGGTGACCCCCCCGGGCAGCGGCTCCTTCACCAACCGGGTGCTGCCGCGCTCCGCGGGTCCCGGACCCCCGTTCGGCCCCCACGACCGGGCCCCGGTGCGCCTGGATGTGCCCCCCGACAGCCCCCCGGCGCCGCGGCGGCCGCTGGCACCGAGCCGCTCGCTGGGGGGGACCCCCGTGAGCCCCCCCGGGCCGCCGCGGGGCCTCACCCGCATGCACTcgctggggacaccggggggcacagcctggggaccCCGGCCCGGCGCCCTGGAGCGCTCGCTGTCCGTGAAGCCCCCCGTGCTCCCCAagccgctgctgctgcccgcGGCCCCCGGGCGCCACTGAGACCCCCCCGGGACGCCCCAAATGCAGCGGGGGACCCCGAGCTGTCACCTGCCCCCACGGACCCAGCTCTCTGTCCCCATGTCaccaggacagacagggatCCCGTGTCCCCACACTGCAGTGACAAGGTCTCCATGTCTCCCGTCCCCccggttttgcttttttttaattctttctaatttattttctgttcgtGGGGGGGATGGGAGTTGCTGTCACCCCCCTCTTTGGGGACACCAGGAAAGGGGGACACATGGCCCAGCCCATCCTACTGTgtaggagcagggctgggccggGGCACTGCAACAGTGGCACaggattttaataaaaaatacacaACAAAAAAATGAGCGTGAATATTGAAATTTCTGCATTCCAAAGCGCTTTCGTTGGTAGAAAAGGGGAGGGCAAACCTTTGTGCTCTTGTCCCAGCACTCAGGGAATCTGTCCCCAATTTCTTCAGTGATAAAAACCCAAATTAATCAAATTTGCCCCAaggaggggatgggggtggAAGGGAGGCTGCCCCACGCTCAGCCCGACcccccagctctctgctcccccttcctgggcatccctgcaggatttgggataAAGCGCTCCCGGTTCCTGCAGACAGGAGGGAAACACGTGTCCAATGAACCCCAAAGCGTGCTAATTAACCCTGCTGAGAGGCAGGGCTCTCTGGCCAGGCAGGCACGGGTGCCGTGGCCGGCTCGGGAAGGGCGCGAGGCCGGAGGAGGCGCGGGCAGGAAAAGCCCTGACACGGCTCAGCCCGGCCTGGCCTCCCGTGGGAGGGAATTTACTGGCCAAAAAAATGCGCAAAAAGCTCCTTGGTGTTTTTCTGTGGAAGAGCTGGGTTGGGATTCCAGGCAGAGATCAAGTCATCCTCAGTTTTGGTCGGTTTTGGTGCACGGATGTTTCCAGAAATTAAATCAGGGGATTCCCCTCCAAAAGGTGACAACATCCTCAGCTTTATTTCCtccaaaaataacccaaacatGGGAACTGTTCCATGAGCCCCAtggactttttatttttcatttcctcttcCAAATGagaaggtttttccccagctgaatggatttttttttgcaaaatcaCCTGTTTTGGGGAGAAGGATGGCAATAGCTGAGGGTGGCAGTGGGGAAGGCACAGTACACATCAGCTGCATGTTAAAAATGGGTTTGGTTCTTTAAGTTTTAGTTTACAAAAGTGACATTTGTATCTGTAAAGACAGGCAGACTCCCAGGCTGCCATGTCTGGATTTCCATGTGCCACCAGTTTACACCACTGGCCAGTGTGGGAAGTGGAATATTTGCCTAAATACTGTAAAACCAAGGAATTTTTGATTTTGGGTGTTTTGATGAAAAACTCCCCCAAATTCTTCCTGAAACAAACAGGTGAAGGATGTTTTTCCCTGAGAGTGAGATGCTCCATGTGACAAATGTTTGACGTTGCCTCAATCCAAAAATCAACAACTTTGGAAGAAGAAATTCAtggataaaagggaaaaatccaTTCCACGCCTCTGCAAATGCTTAAAGCAACACGCCAAGAGAATATTTTTGTTGCCATTCCAGATCTGGTCCCTGGGATTTGCAGGTCCTTGCGCAAGGTCTGGAATTCCCAGGCAGCTCAGCACTAATCCAGCTGCTTTGGCACGGTGGGATTTCTTCCCATTCCCAACAATGCAGGTATTGACATCCCAGAATAAGCCTGGATCACCTGGCTggctggaattttgggggaaagcTTCAGATCTCTGCAGGTCAAGGTTTCAAAGCACTTTGTGGCATGGCAGGAAGTGGACACCCCTGGATTTAAccaaaaagagaggaaaaaaagcaattttgatTTCCAAATGCCAGGATTAGGAGGTGACAGGGTCATTAGGTGATCCAGGCTGGTGGGGAAATGTGGGAAGGTAggtgagatcccacctggagGAATTTCAAAGGTTGGAAAGGGGTGGAACCAAggtgcaaagaaaataaaagagttCCCAGTGACGAAAAGTTGGGagggaaatgagaaaaacatttttcctcCTCAAAGAGGGATGAGAGGCCATTCCTGCTTTATTGCTGAGACCTGGGTTATGCCCAGCTCCTACTGGGAATCCTAAATCATCCCAGTAAAAGCCCTGAGCTCAGGTTTGTCACAGAGACCCCCCATCCACCTTGGGGTCATCCCCTCTTTATTCCACTCCTTGCCTCTCAGGAGGAGCCAGTTCCAAATCTGAAATATTCACCCCAATGGGGCTGGCAGAATCCAAACATTTTCATCTTAAAAAGAACCacgtgaggaaaaaaaaaaaaaaagaataattttgatGCCTCACTAATGGAACTTGCAGCCCAGACAGGGTGAAGGAGAAGAATAGAAAGCTCTCCTGGATAATTCCTGTCTCTAAGCTCCCAAGCAGCTTTAAGCACATGCAAGAGCTGCAAACTTCcagagaataaatattttaaatctgtAAACATGAGTTTTTGCTTTGGGAAGGCAGAGTTTGGCCAAGCAGGGAGGAGAAAGCTCATGTGAGTGACTGAAGGTAGCACCACCTAAACAGTTCCCCCTTTGTCTTCCTGGTGGGTCCCAAGCCAGGAATGATTTGTAGTAATTTGGCAAATAATTCAGAATAATTAACAGCTTtagaaaattgtttttcagcAGGGCAAGTCTGTAAACAGACAGAACTGATGTAACCCGTCTCCGTGCACGCATTAaagagctgctctgcttcctAATCCTCTTTTCCTGCCCCGAAGTTAATCCAAATAATCAAGTATCCCTGGGACACGCTGCAAGAATTGGCGGTAGTAGGCAAGGCTGGGGAATGACATCCCTTGAGGAAACAAAGCAGagctctggagctgtgccctgctttCTGAGCACCGTTTGTGTCTGTCTCATAAAATAACGAGATTACAGTGCCCCGGGCACTTTAATGCCTGATATTAATGGGACAGTATGAAGTTTTAGATAAATGATGGACTAACAGGTTGGGGTTTCGTGGGTTGGATGATTTATTCCCAGACTGGGACGCTCCCCACAGGATAAAGGAACAGCCTCTGCCAAAGAGACAACAGCCAAGTTGGCATTTCTCCTCCTGAGGGCGTTGGGTTTCcaggaaaaacccaaaatattccaGCGTGGTTTAAGTGGCGCCGACAGAAGCCCCACGGTCACTcagcccccagagcccagggtgctcacaggagctggaatgtttcctgctggaattgaacctggctgctcctcaccttggtcctcctggcagggacaggacaggtggctctggggacagtggcaggagcaggaaagTTTCCTGCTGGAATTAAACCTGGCTGCCCCTCACCTTGTGCCCACCTTGCTCCTCTTGGTTCTGGGGACAgtggcactcaggagctggaaTGATTCCTTCTGGAACTGAAcctggctgctcctcaccctgcttctcctggcagggacaggtggctctggggacagtgACAAGAGCTGGAATGATTCCTTCTGGAATTAAacctggctgtccctcagctTGTGCCCACCTTGCTCCTCTTGGTTCTGGGGACAGTGGcactcaggagcaggaatgaTTCCTTCTGGAATTGAACCTGGCTGCCCCTCACCTTGTGcccaccctgctcctcctggctctggggacagtggcactcaggagctggaatgttttcctgctggaattgaacctggctgctcctcaccttgctcctcctggcagggacaggtggctctggggacagtgACAAGAGCTGGAATGATTCCTTCTGGAATTAAacctggctgtccctcagctTGTGCCACCCTCATCCtcctggctctggggacagtgGCACTCAGGAATGATTCCTTCTGGAACTGAAcctggctgctcctcaccctgcttctcctggcagggacagga
This window of the Passer domesticus isolate bPasDom1 chromosome 32, bPasDom1.hap1, whole genome shotgun sequence genome carries:
- the SEMA6C gene encoding semaphorin-6C isoform X3, with the translated sequence MPGVPLPFVLLLLLLLLAGTPARSFPRDLVARSTVGLAATAAYPRFGGLRGDNGTARLGLAFQRMLRLNGTLLVAARDHIYAFDLRQDRGSLYPERHLTWETQDRENCAMRGRRQDECHNYIRVLVPRDAETLLACGTNAFSPLCRTYQVSSLAQQGEEVSGQARCPFDAKQSIVALFVDGSLYSATVADFQASDAVIYRSLSPGQAPLRTLKYSSRWLQEPHFVQVLPYGPYVYFFFREVAVELSALGKVRLQCSVPGDTVFYFDVLEAVTPPQTLHGRPAVLALFGTQPNSIPGSAVCAFYLADVERSFEGPFAEPRGTTWAPVPEERVPQPRPGCCAGMGAAAGVVTSGDFPDETLLFAKEHPLLHGAVGPAGGRPLFTHTGTRLTQLAADTGAGPRGNHTVLFLGAEDGRLLKVLAAAQSPEATQPPGGTPAPGDTGEPGDSGDSSGKPLLLEEISLYDPGRCHSPRGSGVPSRVLGLELHLPGRELLVAFAGCLLRLPLSRCARHGSCRGSCLAARDPYCVWLPSRGCVPFSEDLPSGFQQDVEGSLGISGTCQGAAEDDDEDGDLAHGVRHPGPAAESTVPVPVLVGCVLGAFALGALATGLVATCCQRPAVPKAPPEPPCAPRSPAQPAVPRLYPALPPQGGSGSFRDPPEPQPEPPAPPPARAAREPPGPGAPGRAAREELPQRPPGGSAWPVTPPGSGSFTNRVLPRSAGPGPPFGPHDRAPVRLDVPPDSPPAPRRPLAPSRSLGGTPVSPPGPPRGLTRMHSLGTPGGTAWGPRPGALERSLSVKPPVLPKPLLLPAAPGRH
- the SEMA6C gene encoding semaphorin-6C isoform X1, translated to MPGVPLPFVLLLLLLLLAGTPARSFPRDLVARSTVGLAATAAYPRFGGLRGDNGTARLGLAFQRMLRLNGTLLVAARDHIYAFDLRQDRGSLYPERHLTWETQDRENCAMRGRRQDECHNYIRVLVPRDAETLLACGTNAFSPLCRTYQVSSLAQQGEEVSGQARCPFDAKQSIVALFVDGSLYSATVADFQASDAVIYRSLSPGQAPLRTLKYSSRWLQEPHFVQVLPYGPYVYFFFREVAVELSALGKVLVARVARVCRNDRGGSPRVLERRWTSFLKVRLQCSVPGDTVFYFDVLEAVTPPQTLHGRPAVLALFGTQPNSIPGSAVCAFYLADVERSFEGPFAEPRGTTWAPVPEERVPQPRPGCCAGMGAAAGVVTSGDFPDETLLFAKEHPLLHGAVGPAGGRPLFTHTGTRLTQLAADTGAGPRGNHTVLFLGAEDGRLLKVLAAAQSPEATQPPGGTPAPGDTGEPGDSGDSSGKPLLLEEISLYDPGRCHSPRGSGVPSRVLGLELHLPGRELLVAFAGCLLRLPLSRCARHGSCRGSCLAARDPYCVWLPSRGCVPFSEDLPSGFQQDVEGSLGISGTCQGAAEDDDEDGDLAHGVRHPGPAAESTVPVPVLVGCVLGAFALGALATGLVATCCQRPAVPKAPPEPPCAPRSPAQPAVPRLYPALPPQGGSGSFRDPPEPQPEPPAPPPARAAREPPGPGAPGRAAREELPQRPPGGSAWPVTPPGSGSFTNRVLPRSAGPGPPFGPHDRAPVRLDVPPDSPPAPRRPLAPSRSLGGTPVSPPGPPRGLTRMHSLGTPGGTAWGPRPGALERSLSVKPPVLPKPLLLPAAPGRH
- the SEMA6C gene encoding semaphorin-6C isoform X2; translated protein: MPGVPLPFVLLLLLLLLAGTPARSFPRDLVARSTVGLAATAAYPRFGGLRGDNGTARLGLAFQRMLRLNGTLLVAARDHIYAFDLRQDRGSLYPERDRENCAMRGRRQDECHNYIRVLVPRDAETLLACGTNAFSPLCRTYQVSSLAQQGEEVSGQARCPFDAKQSIVALFVDGSLYSATVADFQASDAVIYRSLSPGQAPLRTLKYSSRWLQEPHFVQVLPYGPYVYFFFREVAVELSALGKVLVARVARVCRNDRGGSPRVLERRWTSFLKVRLQCSVPGDTVFYFDVLEAVTPPQTLHGRPAVLALFGTQPNSIPGSAVCAFYLADVERSFEGPFAEPRGTTWAPVPEERVPQPRPGCCAGMGAAAGVVTSGDFPDETLLFAKEHPLLHGAVGPAGGRPLFTHTGTRLTQLAADTGAGPRGNHTVLFLGAEDGRLLKVLAAAQSPEATQPPGGTPAPGDTGEPGDSGDSSGKPLLLEEISLYDPGRCHSPRGSGVPSRVLGLELHLPGRELLVAFAGCLLRLPLSRCARHGSCRGSCLAARDPYCVWLPSRGCVPFSEDLPSGFQQDVEGSLGISGTCQGAAEDDDEDGDLAHGVRHPGPAAESTVPVPVLVGCVLGAFALGALATGLVATCCQRPAVPKAPPEPPCAPRSPAQPAVPRLYPALPPQGGSGSFRDPPEPQPEPPAPPPARAAREPPGPGAPGRAAREELPQRPPGGSAWPVTPPGSGSFTNRVLPRSAGPGPPFGPHDRAPVRLDVPPDSPPAPRRPLAPSRSLGGTPVSPPGPPRGLTRMHSLGTPGGTAWGPRPGALERSLSVKPPVLPKPLLLPAAPGRH